The DNA sequence GCCGTGGATTGCCAGAGCCGGTTTTCGCATTGAAATGCAGCAGCGGAGTGAGGGTGGCATATGTGCAGTGCTCTTTAGTGAAAGCGACCACGGACAATAGGAAAGAGAGGTATTTGCCATGACAGAAACAACTTTGGTGCTCCCCTTTGGTGTCCTTAACGGAGTGGCTACGGTTTCGCATTATCCCAACGGTACACCTCAGGATGTAACCTTACGAGAGAAAAACGTGATTCTTACCCATGTGGGAGAGCTGATTCCTCTGTATAAAACAGATTCTGCCCGCCGTAAATATAAGAGCGCTATAAGCTTTCACCCCAGCGGTACAATCAAAAGTGTTTCATTGCAGCAACAGCAGGATATTCAAACTCCAATCGGTGAATTTCCCGCAGAGCTGGTCACTTTTTACGAAACAGGCGAGCTTAAACGTTTTTTTGTGCTGGATGGCCAACTCAGCGGATTTTGGAGCATAGAAGATGAACGTGCCCTCAATATTGCCTTTTCATTTGAGTTTCCATTTGCAGCGTTTCAGGCTATGCTGGTGGGAATCTGTTTATACAAAAGCGGCTCTATCCGCAGCCTGACCCTATTCCCCGGTGAGCAAATTTCCCTCACGCTGGATGGCTTGGGCACGATTTCTGTTCGTACCGGGTTCTCTTTGTATGAGGATGGGCAGGTTCGTTCGCTGGAACCGGCTGTACCCTCAGCCGTGAAAACACCCATTGGCACACTGTGGGCTTACGATGCCCAAGCACTGGGAATCAGCGCAGACAGCAGCTCTCTTATGCTGGATCAAGAAGGCCGCATTATCGCTTTATCAACCATGACCAACCGGATTGTGGCCACTGTTCCCGGGTATCCAGTTACCACCTTTACACAGCAAAGCGTAACCGACCCCATTAACCCTTTGGTTCAGATGAAAATGCCTCTGCGCATCGTGTTCGATTATCAAAAAAATCTTGTCATCATCGGTGATTCCGAGCCTTTGCCTATGAGCAAAGAGTGGTTCATTGTTTTTCAGGAAGAGGGTGCACCGACATGTTCACCCGATGCGTGCGCCAGCTGCCGCCTATGCCAAGATAAAACCAAATAAGAACTAACAAAGCAGAACAAACATCAAAAAAGCAGACCGTGCGCCTGAAAAGGCATGCGGTCTGCTTTTTTGATGTTGTATCATACCCGAAAAATACGTCCGGTTTCCGAAAAGTCGTAATCGCCTAGAGGAGACAGCTCCAGCATAAACCGCTCAGAAGAAATAAAATCCAGCATCACCCGGAAAGGCATTTCATCTTGCTGACGAGCCAAAAACACCAAATCATACCATTCCCGTTGCAGGGGCACAAATTCCACCCCACGAACCTGCTGTGCAGTACGCCCGATGCCCAACCCCACATGAGCTTCTCCCGAAGCCACTGCCCCGGCCACCGAAAGATGCGAACTTCTAGGCGTATAGTATCCATCAAGGGAATCGGACGATAGGTGCAGTGTGCGAAGTTTTTCATCCAGCAAAACCCGCATTCCACCTCCCGGTTCCCGGTTAGCCAATACCAAACCGGGTTGCCGCAAATCTTCCCATCTGCGCAGATTCCGTGGGTTCCCTTCGGCGGTATAAAATCCGACAGTGCGGCCAAACAAGCGCACAACAACAGCATCGGTGGCGGGCAACAGCTTTTGAATATAGGGCAGGTTATAGGTTCCTGTTTGTTCGTCCCATAAATGGGCGGTAGCGGCTTGGGCATGCCCACGGTACAAATCCACCAACCCGTTATAGCTTCCCTTTTGGGAACGAAGCGCTTGTGGCATGCCGGGTTGAATGGAGAGTTCACCGGCGATTAAATCCAGTGCCACATCCTGCCCGCAGAGAACAAAGGTCTCTAGCTGAGTAGTCGGGCGAGAGGCCAGTGGTGAAGCGGGGCGCATGAAAACAGGCTCCTGCGGCAAGGTGGAAGAGAGTGGGGGAGTAGGCGCAAACAGGTTCTGCACATCCTCCTGCCGAATACGCAGCTGTTTGCCTATTTTGTGGGATGGCAAATCCCCACGCTTAATCATCTCATAAACTGTACTTTTCTTTACCTTCAGGATCTCAGCCGTTTCTTGTGCGGTTAACAAGTCTTCCATAGGCCTTCCCTTTTTCACATTATTTTCTTTATTGTAACCAAACGAAGCAACGCTGTAAAGTCTTTCTGGCTGTTTGCAAAATGCCTACAAAAATCCCCTTTGTTATTTTGATGATTTTTACAAATAGATGTATTGTTTTTGTCGGTTTGATTCGATAAGATTATTAAAATAAACAGATCAAAACACAACAAAACCGATTTATTTATTAAAGGGAGGGTTCGTTATGAAACAAGCTCGTGTATATCTGAGTATAATTCTTATGTTCGCCATGCTGCTGGTGCAGGGATGCTCCAACAACACGCCCACTCCATCCTCAGCCCCAGAAAGCGCCATCTCTGCCGAGCCATTTTCATCGGAAGATTCCCCTGAACCGGTAGAGATACAGGTTTTTGCAGCAGCCAGCCTGACCGAATCGCTAACTGCCATTCAAAAACTATATCAGGCAAAGGCACCAGAGGTTACACTTGTATTCAATTTTGATTCCAGCGGTACATTGAAAACGCAGATCGAATCAGGTGCACAGGCTGATCTATTTATTTCAGCCGCACAAAAACAAATGGCCGGATTGGAGGAAGGCGACTATCTGCTGACAGAAACCCGCAAGGATTTGTTGGTAAACAAAGTGGTTATGATTGTGCCGGAAGGTTCCGACAAAGGCATTACCGGCTTTGAGGATGCTTCTACCGATAAAGTAGAGCTGATTGCACTGGGCAACTCGGATGTTCCGGTGGGGCAATACGCACAGGAAATCTACACTTCATTAGGCTCATGGGATCAAATTTACGCCAAAGCCTCTTTGGGTACCAATGTAAAAGAGGTTCTCTCACAGGTAGAAAGCGCCTCAGTAGATTGTGGTGTTGTTTATGCCACAGACGCCACTACTGCCAGCGGCATTACAGTTGTGGCAGAAGCACCGGCCGGGAGCCATTCCCCGGTAGTCTACCCAGCCGCCGTGCTTAAGACAACCGCTTCCCGTGAGGCCGCACAGGCATTTTTGGAATATCTGACAAGTCCGGAAGCTATGGCAGAATTTGAAGCGGTGGGCTTTACCGCAGCCTCCTGACAAAGATATCCAGCAAGTGAAGGCAAGCTTTGTCAATGGTAAAAAAGCGATCCGATTTCTGATCCAAATTGTCTGATTAAGACTGGAAAGGGGGCTCTTGGGTATGGATTGGTTTCCACTCTGGAATTCTCTGCGGATTTCCGCGATTTCCACTATTATTACATTTTTTCTAGGGCTATTCTGCGCCCACTGGATTGCCAAAGCCCCCCGTATTGCGAAAAGCATTCTGGATACGGTGCTCACGCTTCCCTTGATATTGCCGCCTACTGTCATCGGCTTCTTTATTTTGGTTACCGTAGGCCCCAAAGGGCCGATTGGGTTGCTGCTCCGCTCTTGGGTTGACTACACAGTGACCATGAAATGGCAAGCCTCTGTCATTGCCGTGGTGATCGTGACCTTTCCTCTGATGTACCGCACTGCACGGGGCGCTTTTGAACACTTTGACCAGAGATTGTTCCATGCGGGGCAAACACTGGGGTTAACGAATTTTTACATATTTTGGCGCATTGTGATGCCCAACTGCCGGCAGGGAATTTTGGCCGGAACTGTCTTGGCCTTTGCACGAGGGCTGGGTGAATACGGTGCCACAAGCATGGTATCGGGCTACATTGCCAATCGCACAGCCACCATTTCCACAACAGTAGCCTATTATTGGCAGACCAATCAGGAGGGAGAAGCCTATCGCTGGGTGCTGCTAAACCTATTGATTTCTTTTTCCGTAATGGTGAGCATCAATTTTTTAGAAAAGCGGCAGAAAAATCCGCTCAGGTCATACACACAAGAAACTGTTTGAGGCTGCGAGGGCTATTCTGCTTGCCGAGGGAGGTAAAAGCATGTCACTGATCGTCGACATTAAAAAGAGTTTCGGGCAGTTTGTATTGTGCATTGCCTTTGAGGCGAACAACGGTATTCATGCTTTTTTGGGGGCATCCGGCTGTGGAAAGAGCCTCACACTGCAATGCATTGCGGGAATCATAACACCCGATGAAGGCCATATTATTCTCGACGGGATTACACTGTTTGACTCCAAAAAAAAGATCAATCTTTCCCCGCAGCAGCGCAGAGCGGGCCTTCTGTTCCAGAGCTATGCCCTTTTCCCCAATATGACAGTGGAACAGAACATTAAGCTGGGTATGAGAAACAGGCGAAAAACAATCCGTGATGGGAGCACTGTGGAACTCATTAAAATGCTGTGTTTAGAAGGGCTGGAAAACCACTATCCCTCTCAGCTTTCCGGTGGACAGCAGCAGAGGGTGGCACTGGCCCGCATGCTGGCACCAGAACCCCGCATCTTAATGCTGGATGAACCGTTTTCTGCTTTGGATAGCTATCTGCGCTGGCAGCTGGAACAGGATGTGGGAGCGGTGCTGCGGAGCTTTTCCGGAACTACACTGTTTGTTTCCCATAATCGGGATGAGGTCTATCGTATGTGCGATTATATCACTGTTGTATCAAAGGGCAAAGTCAGCATCAGTGATGAAAAATGGGCTTTGTTTGGCCATCCCCGTACCCATGCAGCGGCATTGCTTACCGGCTGCAAAAACATTTCACCAGCGGAAAGAATTGATGAATATACTGTATTGGCCAAGGATTGGGGCATAACGCTTCGTTCAGCCGCCCCTGTCTCCAAGGAAACATGTTTTGTTGGAATAAGGGCCAAGCAAATCCAACTTTGTGGCGATCAGGAAGTGGACAATATATTCCAATGCCAAGTTGGCTCTTTTATTGAGGATACTTTTAGTTATATTCGTATGCTGCGGCCCACTTTTGATGCTTGCCGGCAGATCCGCTGGGAGTGCAGTAAAGAGCAGCCTTTAGGGCAGGATGCACATTCGGTAAAGATTTACATTGAGCCGGAACACGTGCTGCTGTTGACAGACTGAACATCTATATTAAAGCAGGCGTGTTCTCAATGTTGGAAGCGGTGGATATGCTGCCAAATTCAGTAAAAGACGAGTAATATTGTTAAGAATACAACTGTTTTCAAAAGGGTAGTGTCAACAGGCCCAACGATGGACACTACCCAAGAAAACCTCTTTGGTTTTCTATGTGTTTGAGCATACAACAAGATAAAACACGGTTCAAATGGAGGCAATGCCAATCCCTTGAACCGTGCTTTTTATTTATCCTGTATTATGCAGGCTGAATCTGTTTTTGAGCTGTTAGTGGCGGCCCCCTGTACAAGAAGGGCATCAATTTTGAATCAAAACATTGTTGCCGCAAGGAGTTAAAGCCATGGCTTCAGTTAGCACCCTCTGGGGCTCTGCCGGTTTTCAGTATGCCATTGGTATCAAACGAGTAAGTTATCCCCTCAATGGCGTGCGTTCCCACAAGTGCCTTACCTTGCTGATAATACAGCCACTGTCCCGCATCATTTTTTGCCCAGCTCTGCATGGTGTTGCTGTGAATCGTTAGCTTGACATAGCGGTGCAGCATGGAGGAAATCTCTGCTCGGGTGGCACTGGCAGTCGGATCAAACTTGTTTCCGGTTTTTCCCATTGCAACGCCTGCCTTCTGCAGGGTTGTTACAGCAGTTTTATAGG is a window from the Oscillospiraceae bacterium MB08-C2-2 genome containing:
- a CDS encoding helix-turn-helix transcriptional regulator, which gives rise to MEDLLTAQETAEILKVKKSTVYEMIKRGDLPSHKIGKQLRIRQEDVQNLFAPTPPLSSTLPQEPVFMRPASPLASRPTTQLETFVLCGQDVALDLIAGELSIQPGMPQALRSQKGSYNGLVDLYRGHAQAATAHLWDEQTGTYNLPYIQKLLPATDAVVVRLFGRTVGFYTAEGNPRNLRRWEDLRQPGLVLANREPGGGMRVLLDEKLRTLHLSSDSLDGYYTPRSSHLSVAGAVASGEAHVGLGIGRTAQQVRGVEFVPLQREWYDLVFLARQQDEMPFRVMLDFISSERFMLELSPLGDYDFSETGRIFRV
- the modA gene encoding molybdate ABC transporter substrate-binding protein encodes the protein MKQARVYLSIILMFAMLLVQGCSNNTPTPSSAPESAISAEPFSSEDSPEPVEIQVFAAASLTESLTAIQKLYQAKAPEVTLVFNFDSSGTLKTQIESGAQADLFISAAQKQMAGLEEGDYLLTETRKDLLVNKVVMIVPEGSDKGITGFEDASTDKVELIALGNSDVPVGQYAQEIYTSLGSWDQIYAKASLGTNVKEVLSQVESASVDCGVVYATDATTASGITVVAEAPAGSHSPVVYPAAVLKTTASREAAQAFLEYLTSPEAMAEFEAVGFTAAS
- the modB gene encoding molybdate ABC transporter permease subunit, with product MDWFPLWNSLRISAISTIITFFLGLFCAHWIAKAPRIAKSILDTVLTLPLILPPTVIGFFILVTVGPKGPIGLLLRSWVDYTVTMKWQASVIAVVIVTFPLMYRTARGAFEHFDQRLFHAGQTLGLTNFYIFWRIVMPNCRQGILAGTVLAFARGLGEYGATSMVSGYIANRTATISTTVAYYWQTNQEGEAYRWVLLNLLISFSVMVSINFLEKRQKNPLRSYTQETV
- a CDS encoding ATP-binding cassette domain-containing protein, which codes for MSLIVDIKKSFGQFVLCIAFEANNGIHAFLGASGCGKSLTLQCIAGIITPDEGHIILDGITLFDSKKKINLSPQQRRAGLLFQSYALFPNMTVEQNIKLGMRNRRKTIRDGSTVELIKMLCLEGLENHYPSQLSGGQQQRVALARMLAPEPRILMLDEPFSALDSYLRWQLEQDVGAVLRSFSGTTLFVSHNRDEVYRMCDYITVVSKGKVSISDEKWALFGHPRTHAAALLTGCKNISPAERIDEYTVLAKDWGITLRSAAPVSKETCFVGIRAKQIQLCGDQEVDNIFQCQVGSFIEDTFSYIRMLRPTFDACRQIRWECSKEQPLGQDAHSVKIYIEPEHVLLLTD